GACGAAAAAGAAACTGGTGAAGATGACAGTTAACTGGATCACTACAGAACTTTTCATGCTGATTAAAGAAAGCCAAATTGAACCTGAAAAAATCAAAGTAACACCGGAGAATATGGCCGAACTGGTTAAGATGGTTTATATGGAAGAAATAAACAGCAGTGCCGCGCAACAAGTTCTGAGGATAATGTTTGAAAAAGGTTCCGATCCTTCTCAGGTTGTTGAAGAAAAGAATTTGAAGCAGATGAATGATTCATCAGAGATTGAGCTGATTGTGAAAAAAATTGTTGAAACAAATGAAAAAGCTGTTATTGATTTTAAATCAGGAAATGATAAGGTACTGCAGTTTTTAGTAGGATTAGTAATGAAGGAAACTAAAGGGAAGGTCAATCCGAAAGTAGCCACCGAAATGCTGAAAAAGATTATGGGTCAGTTTTGAATAGAAAAAAACTGTGGAAAACTCGGTATTAGATGGGGGTTTACAGGCGGTTTGATAACTGATACACTGCGATTGAAATGATTAACAACCACACCGACAATTTGTTCCGAAAATATATTGCGCGGTGATTTATTCCCTGAAAAAGGGATTTTTTTTATCCTAAGGAAACAATATGAACAAAATCAACTTCAAAAACAGGGACGTTATCTCAATCAGGGATTTTTCCAAGCAGGAAATCCTCCATGTACTGAAAAAAGCCAAAGAATTTAAAAGCTCACCAAAGACCGACCTGCTCAAAGGAAAAATCATGGCCAGTTTGTTTTTTGAGCCGTCTACCAGAACCCGCTTCTCGTTTGAATCCGCGATGCAGCGGCTGGGGGGTTCCGTCATAACTCTGGCTGACGCGAAAACCAGTTCTTCCGCGAAGGGCGAGTCGCTATCTGACTCTATCCGGATCGTGGAAAAGTACTGCGACGTTATCGTCATGCGCCATTCACTGGAAGGCGCGGCACGTCTGGCAGCGGATGTTTCGAATAATCCGATTTTAAACGGCGGTGACGGTGCCAATCAGCATCCGACCCAGACTTTCCTGGATCTGTTTTCCATACTGGAAACGCAAAAAAAACTGAATGGCTTAAATGTGGCGATGGTCGGAGATCTGAAATACGGACGCACAGTTCACTCTCTGGCGTATGCGCTGTCGCTGTTCAACTGCCGGCTGTACTTTATCTCACCGGAATCCCTAAAAATGCCAAAGCATGTATTAAATGAGATTAAAGAGAATAAAACTAAATACTCCGAACATACCCGGCCGGAGGGGCTGATGCCGAAAATGGATATTTTCTACGCGACTCGTATCCAGAAAGAAAGATTTGCGGACGCGATGGAATACGAAGAAGTGAAGGATGTTTACATCATCAATAATGAACTGCTGAAAAAGGTAAAAAAGAATTTCCGGATCCTGCACCCGCTGCCGAGAGTGAATGAGATTAATTATGAAGTGGATGATACTCCTTACGCTTACTACTTTCAGCAAGCTTCCAACGGCCTTTGGGTACGCGAAGCACTTTTAGCCTTAACCTTAGGAAAATAAACTATGCGCGCCTATAAAGTTTACGCAATCAAAGACGGTACAGCAATTGACCACATCCCTTCGGGAAAGGGTATGGATGTGATTAATCTGCTGGG
The Patescibacteria group bacterium genome window above contains:
- the pyrB gene encoding aspartate carbamoyltransferase, whose translation is MNKINFKNRDVISIRDFSKQEILHVLKKAKEFKSSPKTDLLKGKIMASLFFEPSTRTRFSFESAMQRLGGSVITLADAKTSSSAKGESLSDSIRIVEKYCDVIVMRHSLEGAARLAADVSNNPILNGGDGANQHPTQTFLDLFSILETQKKLNGLNVAMVGDLKYGRTVHSLAYALSLFNCRLYFISPESLKMPKHVLNEIKENKTKYSEHTRPEGLMPKMDIFYATRIQKERFADAMEYEEVKDVYIINNELLKKVKKNFRILHPLPRVNEINYEVDDTPYAYYFQQASNGLWVREALLALTLGK